A DNA window from Bombus huntii isolate Logan2020A chromosome 10, iyBomHunt1.1, whole genome shotgun sequence contains the following coding sequences:
- the LOC126870498 gene encoding odorant receptor 22c-like yields MQTEQELDISMRLSAFFLKHIGLWIANDPADERRMKIIFTYTIWNLIFGMIVLSRDLYFTWFYNGDTLYALANTMSLILSSVKVCVIVIHKKEFMNLVVYMEQHFMAVKYDIHEKEILDNCRKICALFISSVTTIGICAILSYITTPFIAQIGNNESTRELPFNMWIGILSESPYYELIFFAQIMSLSYIGICYFCFDNVFCVMAIHLGGQFRILRYRFSELCNIKYQISEQDKMSILTKHVHRTYETFRKYVQQHQALINYYNSLENVYTVIILIQVLVFSVLICLFGYQVLLANTNSARRSIFVFLLIGALSLLFMFTYSCDDVIEHSDNVAIGAYSALWTIMPMNKHGKMLRNDLIMTIERSRRVCCLTANGFFPVSLETYTKVGTIPIRNTVRYGLPRLPNVNLFFRFFLSYNW; encoded by the exons ATGCAAACGGAACAAGAGTTGGACATATCGATGAGATTGTCGGCTTTCTTCTTAAAGCACATTGGCCTATGGATAGCTAATGATCCCGCGGATGAACGCCggatgaaaattatattcacCTACACAATTTGGAATTTGATATTTGGCATGATCGTCTTGAGCAGAGATTTGTATTTTACTTGGTTCTACAATGGC gATACGCTTTATGCTCTTGCGAATACTATGAGTTTGATACTGTCCTCAGTCAAGGTATGCGTTATAGTGATACACAAAAAGGAATTTATGAACCTCGTCGTGTACATGGAACAACATTTTATGGCTGTTAAATACGATATTcacgagaaagaaattttgGATAATTGCAGAAAGATTTGCGCCCTTTTCATCTCTAGCGTTACCACCATTGGAATATGTGCTATACTATCTTATATAACCACGCCTTTTATTG CACAAATTGGAAACAATGAATCCACAAGGGAACTTCCATTTAATATGTGGATAGGTATTTTGTCAGAATCTCCTTACTATGAACTAATATTTTTTGCGCag ATTATGAGTCTATCTTATATAGGAATCTGCTACTTCTGCTTCGATAATGTTTTCTGCGTCATGGCCATACACTTAGGCGGTCAATTTCGCATACTTCGATATAGATTTTCAGAACTGTGTAACATAAAATATCAGATAAGCGAGCAAGATAAAATGTCGATACTGACGAAGCATGTACACAGAACTTACGAGACATTTAGGAAGTACGTTCAACAACATCAAGCACTGATCAATTATTACAATTCGCTAGAAAACGTGTACACGGTGATTATACTTATACAGGTGCTGGTATTTAGCGTGTTAATTTGCCTGTTCGGTTATCAAGTGTTATTG GCTAATACTAACTCTGCAAGACGTTCCATTTTCGTCTTTCTCCTAATCGGCGCGTTGTCCTTATTGTTTATGTTCACCTATAGCTGCGATGATGTAATAGAACACAGTGATAACGTTGCTATAGGAGCATATTCAGCGCTGTGGACGATTATGCCAATGAACAAACATGGGAAGATGCTTCGAAACGATTTGATAATGACAATAGAGCGGTCCAGGCGAGTCTGTTGTTTGACCGCAAATGGATTTTTTCCTGTATCGCTGGAAACTTATACTAAGGTCGGTACAATACCTATAAGAAACACAGTACGTTATGGTCTTCCTCGATTACCAAACGTCAATCTTTTCTTccgcttttttctttcttacaatTGGTAA
- the LOC126870490 gene encoding odorant receptor Or2-like isoform X2 codes for MSFIKTDDISVRLTSIFMKLVGLWMATERSEQRIRNITVGYTLVAIMFAMWLQTTDMYYSWGDFSACLFDACNILSLTMPFIKILVLLAHKEDFFRLIFYLQRKFLHGNYNDYERKIVISCKRKCTFFICFFTLFTLATVASYIINPLVANIGRNESDRVLPFNMWIDLPLTVTPYYEIIFVLQVLSLYHIGISYFCFDNFLCIMNLHVAGQFRVLQYRIANMPDLMDKVKQSGDKILNTGSSCLANECYSIFKKYIRQHQALIAYCGKLEEVFSLIILEQVLMFSLLICLDGYQVLMIEDFYDQYKNPRQTHLPRYA; via the exons ATGAGTTTTATCAAGACTGACGATATATCTGTCAGATTGACGTCGATTTTTATGAAGCTCGTAGGATTATGGATGGCGACAGAACGATCCGAGCAACGCATTAGGAATATTACGGTGGGTTACACGTTGGTCGCGATCATGTTCGCCATGTGGTTGCAAACCACGGATATGTATTACTCGTGGGGCGATTTTAGT GCCTGCCTTTTCGATGCATGCAATATATTGTCGTTAACAATGCCGTTTATCAAGATACTCGTTTTGCTTGCGCATAAAGAagatttttttcgtttaatattttacctGCAACGAAAATTTTTGCATGGAAATTACAACGattacgaaagaaaaattgtaatcagttgtaaacgaaagtgtacatttttcatttgtttctttACACTTTTCACTCTGGCCACTGTTGCCTCTTACATTATTAACCCACTTGTTG CAAATATTGGAAGAAACGAGTCAGACAGGGTGCTTCCATTCAACATGTGGATTGACTTGCCACTCACCGTAACACCATACTATGAAATAATATTCGTTCTACAG GTTTTATCTTTATATCATATTGGAATAAGCTACTTTTGTTTCGATAACTTCTTATGCATCATGAATTTACACGTGGCTGGTCAATTTCGAGTATTGCAGTATAGAATCGCAAACATGCCAGATTTAATGGACAAAGTGAAACAAAGTggagataaaatattaaatacggGATCATCGTGCCTTGCGAATGAATGTTATAgcattttcaaaaaatatatacggCAACATCAGGCGCTTATTGCATATTGCGGGAAATTAGAGGAAGTATTCAGTTTGATTATTCTGGAGCAAGTATTGATGTTCAGCTTGTTAATTTGCCTCGATGGATATCAGGTGCTTATG aTAGAAGATTTCTACGATCAATACAAAAATCCGAG GCAAACGCATCTACCTCGATACGCGTGA
- the LOC126870490 gene encoding odorant receptor 13a-like isoform X1, translated as MSFIKTDDISVRLTSIFMKLVGLWMATERSEQRIRNITVGYTLVAIMFAMWLQTTDMYYSWGDFSACLFDACNILSLTMPFIKILVLLAHKEDFFRLIFYLQRKFLHGNYNDYERKIVISCKRKCTFFICFFTLFTLATVASYIINPLVANIGRNESDRVLPFNMWIDLPLTVTPYYEIIFVLQVLSLYHIGISYFCFDNFLCIMNLHVAGQFRVLQYRIANMPDLMDKVKQSGDKILNTGSSCLANECYSIFKKYIRQHQALIAYCGKLEEVFSLIILEQVLMFSLLICLDGYQVLMANASTSIRVIFICHILACLCQLLMFTYSCDCIIRESASVATAAYKGPWLILPMSTSGRMMRKDLTLIILRSHIPCCLTGKGFFVVSLETYTSVLSTAASYFTLLRQRETP; from the exons ATGAGTTTTATCAAGACTGACGATATATCTGTCAGATTGACGTCGATTTTTATGAAGCTCGTAGGATTATGGATGGCGACAGAACGATCCGAGCAACGCATTAGGAATATTACGGTGGGTTACACGTTGGTCGCGATCATGTTCGCCATGTGGTTGCAAACCACGGATATGTATTACTCGTGGGGCGATTTTAGT GCCTGCCTTTTCGATGCATGCAATATATTGTCGTTAACAATGCCGTTTATCAAGATACTCGTTTTGCTTGCGCATAAAGAagatttttttcgtttaatattttacctGCAACGAAAATTTTTGCATGGAAATTACAACGattacgaaagaaaaattgtaatcagttgtaaacgaaagtgtacatttttcatttgtttctttACACTTTTCACTCTGGCCACTGTTGCCTCTTACATTATTAACCCACTTGTTG CAAATATTGGAAGAAACGAGTCAGACAGGGTGCTTCCATTCAACATGTGGATTGACTTGCCACTCACCGTAACACCATACTATGAAATAATATTCGTTCTACAG GTTTTATCTTTATATCATATTGGAATAAGCTACTTTTGTTTCGATAACTTCTTATGCATCATGAATTTACACGTGGCTGGTCAATTTCGAGTATTGCAGTATAGAATCGCAAACATGCCAGATTTAATGGACAAAGTGAAACAAAGTggagataaaatattaaatacggGATCATCGTGCCTTGCGAATGAATGTTATAgcattttcaaaaaatatatacggCAACATCAGGCGCTTATTGCATATTGCGGGAAATTAGAGGAAGTATTCAGTTTGATTATTCTGGAGCAAGTATTGATGTTCAGCTTGTTAATTTGCCTCGATGGATATCAGGTGCTTATG GCAAACGCATCTACCTCGATACGCGTGATTTTCATTTGTCATATATTGGCATGCCTATGCCAATTGTTGATGTTCACTTACAGCTGTGACTGTATCATACGAGAAAGTGCGAGCGTAGCCACCGCAGCGTACAAAGGGCCTTGGCTAATATTGCCAATGTCCACAAGCGGAAGAATGATGCGAAAAGATTTGACTCTGATTATCCTGCGATCGCACATACCTTGTTGCTTAACAGGCAAAGGTTTCTTCGTCGTATCTCTAGAAACATACACTAGC GTACTAAGTACAGCCGCATCATATTTTACACTGCTGAGACAGCGTGAGACTCCGTGA
- the LOC126870578 gene encoding odorant receptor 4-like encodes MERRTKEDDMESALTRHVHVFYENLKACIRHHQALITFCDRLENVYTMLIFGQVLVFSVLICLFAYQGLLAAAPLARRSIFIFLLVGSMALLFMFTYSCDSVIEHSEKVAIGAYSALWTIMPMNKSGKMLRNDLIMVIERSRRVCCLTANKFFPVSLETYTTVNIISNLQ; translated from the exons ATGGAACGTCGGACGAAGGAAGATGATATGGAGTCGGCGTTAACAAGGCATGTGCATGTGTTTTACGAGAATTTGAAGGCATGCATTCGACACCATCAAGCACTCATCACTTTCTGCGACAGGCTTGAAAACGTGTACACGATGTTGATATTTGGACAAGTGTTGGTATTTAGTGTGTTAATTTGCCTGTTTGCTTATCAAGGATTATTG GCTGCTGCCCCTCTAGCGAGACGCTCgattttcatctttcttttAGTCGGCTCAATGGCTCTACTGTTTATGTTCACCTATAGCTGTGACAGTGTGATAGAACACAGTGAGAAAGTTGCTATAGGAGCATATTCAGCGCTGTGGACGATCATGCCAATGAACAAATCTGGAAAGATGCTTCGAAACGATCTAATAATGGTGATTGAGCGATCAAGACGAGTTTGTTGTCTCACCGCGAACAAATTTTTCCCTGTATCATTGGAAACTTATACCACGGTAAATATAATATCGAATCTACAATAA
- the LOC126870577 gene encoding uncharacterized protein LOC126870577, whose amino-acid sequence MLIQRDLDISMVLSTFFLRNIGIWDILYVTTNILTVTMGLIKICIIMKHKKEFIKLIVYVQQRFWNVKYDFREKEILNDCKKTCTFFVCSVTIMGTFAILAYLTTPLIGNIGKNKSERAFPFNMWLNLPVSMSPYYEVIFTLQVF is encoded by the exons ATGCTAATACAACGAGACTTGGACATATCAATGGTCCTGTCAACGTTTTTCTTGAGGAATATCGGTATATGG GATATTCTTTACGTCACTACCAACATATTAACCGTGACAATGGGTTTAATCAAGATATGTATCATAATGAAGCATAAAAAGGAATTTATAAAACTGATCGTGTACGTTCAACAACGTTTTTGGAATGTTAAGTACGATTTTCGcgagaaagaaattttgaaTGATTGCAAGAAAACTTGCACCTTCTTCGTCTGTTCTGTCACCATCATGGGTACATTTGCTATACTAGCTTATCTAACAACACCGCTTATCG GAAATATTGGGAAAAATAAATCCGAAAGAGCATTTCCTTTCAACATGTGGCTGAATTTGCCAGTATCTATGTCGCCTTACTACGAAGTGATATTTACTCTACAGGTATTTTAG
- the LOC126870580 gene encoding odorant receptor 13a-like, producing MSSKEVKDLSITVTSFYMKFVGFWLANDYVDKRWRNIAMSNTIFFIFVAITIELRDLYFTWGNFEDTIYTACNVATIVLVLLKTFVIFIHNDELLYLINYAKTNFWHSNYDSHEQMIINTSKRICTFLVCSFAFFAQGTVVSFILRPILGETFKQSICEKYENFQDVLICFSVNYGKNESDRIHPFNMWFDDSLMLSPYFEIVFVIQTFSACLVGTCYHCFDNLLFVINLHTASQFRILQYRFSNMCNINDREHYTTLERSSYTEDKYATFKTYVKQHQMLIEYCNKLENVFSVIALVQVTLFSLIICLDGYLILMVSSNRVSEEIAQIKRLTFIFHVMGCMCQLLMFTYSCNCLIHDSECVMNATYKSSWSPLPMDKYGKMLRKDLMFVMMRSKAPCCLTACGFFAVSLETYTGILSTAMSYFTLLSNNVTKNET from the exons ATGAGCTCGAAGGAAGTCAAAGATCTGTCTATCACCGTCACAAGTTTCTACATGAAATTCGTTGGTTTTTGGCTGGCGAATGATTATGTCGATAAACGTTGGAGGAACATCGCCATGTcgaatacaatattttttatcttcgtTGCCATCACCATCGAGTTGAGGGATTTGTACTTTACTTGGGGAAATTTTGAG GATACTATTTATACCGCGTGCAACGTTGCGACTATCGTTTTAGTTCTACTCAAGACCTTTGTCATATTTATACATAACGACGAACTgctttatttaattaattacgcgAAAACAAACTTTTGGCATTCGAATTATGACTCCCACGAGCAAATGATTATAAATACCTCTAAACGTATTTGCACTTTTCTCGTTTGCTCCTTCGCCTTTTTTGCTCAGGGAACAGTCGTCAGCTTCATACTAAGACCTATTTTGGGTGAGACATTTAAGCAATCAATCTgcgaaaaatatgaaaattttca AGACGTGTTGATATGTTTTTCAGTAAACTATGGTAAGAATGAATCAGATAGAATACATCCGTTTAATATGTGGTTCGACGATTCATTAATGTTGTCACCGTATTTTGAAATAGTCTTCGTAATACAG ACTTTTAGCGCGTGCCTAGTTGGTACGTGCTACCATTGCTTCGACAATCTTTTATTCGTTATAAATCTGCACACTGCTAGTCAATTTCGTATTTTGCAATATAGATTTTCAAATATGTGCAATATAAATGATCGCGAACATTATACAACTTTGGAAAGATCATCGTACACTGAAGATAAATATGCAACGTTTAAAACTTACGTCAAACAACATCAAATGCTCATtgaatattgtaataaactCGAGAATGTGTTCAGTGTAATAGCACTCGTGCAGGTGACACTCTTCAGCTTGATAATTTGCCTCGATGGATATTTGATACTTATGGTTAGTAGCAATCGCGTTTCA GAAGAGATTGCTCAAATAAAACGTCTTACTTTCATATTTCATGTAATGGGTTGTATGTGTCAATTATTAATGTTCACGTACAGTTGTAATTGCTTGATACATGACAGCGAATGTGTGATGAACGCCACTTACAAGAGTTCATGGTCGCCCCTGCCGATGGACAAATATGGAAAAATGTTACGCAAAGATTTGATGTTCGTCATGATGAGATCTAAAGCACCCTGTTGCTTGACTGCCTGTGGATTCTTCGCTGTGTCGCTGGAAACATATACAGGA ATTTTGAGTACCGCAATGTCATATTTTACATTGTTAAGTAACAACGTAACCAAAAAtgaaacataa
- the LOC126870490 gene encoding odorant receptor Or2-like isoform X3, with product MSFIKTDDISVRLTSIFMKLVGLWMATERSEQRIRNITVGYTLVAIMFAMWLQTTDMYYSWGDFSACLFDACNILSLTMPFIKILVLLAHKEDFFRLIFYLQRKFLHGNYNDYERKIVISCKRKCTFFICFFTLFTLATVASYIINPLVANIGRNESDRVLPFNMWIDLPLTVTPYYEIIFVLQVLSLYHIGISYFCFDNFLCIMNLHVAGQFRVLQYRIANMPDLMDKVKQSGDKILNTGSSCLANECYSIFKKYIRQHQALIAYCGKLEEVFSLIILEQVLMFSLLICLDGYQIEDFYDQYKNPRQTHLPRYA from the exons ATGAGTTTTATCAAGACTGACGATATATCTGTCAGATTGACGTCGATTTTTATGAAGCTCGTAGGATTATGGATGGCGACAGAACGATCCGAGCAACGCATTAGGAATATTACGGTGGGTTACACGTTGGTCGCGATCATGTTCGCCATGTGGTTGCAAACCACGGATATGTATTACTCGTGGGGCGATTTTAGT GCCTGCCTTTTCGATGCATGCAATATATTGTCGTTAACAATGCCGTTTATCAAGATACTCGTTTTGCTTGCGCATAAAGAagatttttttcgtttaatattttacctGCAACGAAAATTTTTGCATGGAAATTACAACGattacgaaagaaaaattgtaatcagttgtaaacgaaagtgtacatttttcatttgtttctttACACTTTTCACTCTGGCCACTGTTGCCTCTTACATTATTAACCCACTTGTTG CAAATATTGGAAGAAACGAGTCAGACAGGGTGCTTCCATTCAACATGTGGATTGACTTGCCACTCACCGTAACACCATACTATGAAATAATATTCGTTCTACAG GTTTTATCTTTATATCATATTGGAATAAGCTACTTTTGTTTCGATAACTTCTTATGCATCATGAATTTACACGTGGCTGGTCAATTTCGAGTATTGCAGTATAGAATCGCAAACATGCCAGATTTAATGGACAAAGTGAAACAAAGTggagataaaatattaaatacggGATCATCGTGCCTTGCGAATGAATGTTATAgcattttcaaaaaatatatacggCAACATCAGGCGCTTATTGCATATTGCGGGAAATTAGAGGAAGTATTCAGTTTGATTATTCTGGAGCAAGTATTGATGTTCAGCTTGTTAATTTGCCTCGATGGATATCAG aTAGAAGATTTCTACGATCAATACAAAAATCCGAG GCAAACGCATCTACCTCGATACGCGTGA
- the LOC126870576 gene encoding uncharacterized protein LOC126870576, producing the protein MQTELDLDMSMVLSKFFLRSIGLWISENSAEERRMKIMIIYTVWHSIFATVEITRDFYFTIFYKGDILYVTTNILTVTMGLIKICIIMAHKEEFINLIVYVRQHFWNVKYNFREKEILDDCRKTCTFFVCSVTIMGACAIVAYLITPVIANAGKNNSERVLPFNIWLNLPVSMSPYYEMIFTLQMINMYQIAVTYFCFDNIFCILAIHLAGQFRILRYRFSKLCDIEHQINEKDMELTITNYAHTFYKKLKMYVRHHQELINFCDRLENVYTMLILGQVLVFSVLICLFAYQGLLAAAPLARRSIFIFHLIGSMALLFMFTYSCDGVIEHSEKVAIGAYSALWTIMPMNKSGKMLRNDLIMVIERSRRVCCLTANRFFPVSLETYNKILSTAASYFTLLRNHLENETETQFLLLATKSRSRKTIVMHTTRYTDISITLSQFLLKLAGVWMTVNNAEERRRRLTMAFTAVIHVYGLYLNLGDAYYTWNDLSHCTFLLSNTLCIILAMFKLLILNFRRTEFKDLVLFAQQNFWHFKYDHDEKILFMKCRKLCKLWTITACSFTQASLAFYIITPICANIGKNKSDRVLPFKMWVDLPLSVTPYYEIMFVIQLATVQQIGVTYLCNDNFLCILNMHVICQFRMLHNRLLNLWNIIDQKTDKIDYADKCYIALKKCIRQHQSLIKFCEKLEYVNTFPIFGHVVVFSLLMCFDTYEILLANVSTGTRLIFVFHMVGSFIHIIFFTYTCHGLIEESSNISLATYSGWWTILPMTETGRMLREDVKVMMMKSMRPCYLSAGGFFPISLETSTALMSTTMSYFTLMRESSVKNADK; encoded by the exons ATGCAAACGGAATTAGACTTGGATATGTCGATGGTCTTGTCAAAGTTTTTTTTGAGGAGCATCGGCTTGTGGATATCCGAAAATTCCGCAGAAGAACGTCGGATGAAAATAATGATCATCTATACAGTATGGCATTCGATATTTGCTACAGTCGAAATTACCAGAGATTTCTACTTCACTATATTTTACAAAGGC GATATTCTTTACGTTACTACCAACATATTAACTGTGACAATGGGTTTAATCAAGATATGTATCATAATGGCGCATAAAGAGGAATTTATAAATCTGATCGTGTACGTGcgacaacatttttggaatgTTAAGTACAATTTTCGCGAGAAAGAAATTTTGGATGATTGCAGAAAAACTTGCACCTTCTTCGTCTGTTCCGTCACCATCATGGGTGCATGTGCTATAGTAGCTTATCTAATAACACCGGTTATTG CAAATGCCGGGAAAAATAATTCCGAAAGAGTATTGCCATTCAACATATGGCTAAATTTGCCAGTATCTATGTCGCCTTACTACGAAATGATATTCACTCTACAG ATGATAAATATGTATCAAATAGCTGTCACCTACTTTTGCTTCGATAATATTTTCTGCATTCTGGCCATACATTTGGCTGGTCAGTTTCGCATACTTCGATACAGGTTTTCAAAACTGTGCGATATAGAACATCAGATAAACGAGAAGGATATGGAATTGACGATAACAAACTATGCGCATacgttttataaaaaattgaagatGTACGTTCGACACCACCAGGAACTGATCAACTTTTGCGACAGGCTTGAAAACGTGTATACGATGTTGATACTTGGACAAGTGTTGGTATTTAGTGTGTTAATTTGCCTGTTTGCTTATCAAGGATTATTG GCTGCTGCCCCTCTTGCGAGACGCTCGATTTTCATCTTTCATTTAATCGGATCAATGGCGCTATTATTTATGTTCACCTATAGCTGTGACGGTGTGATAGAACACAGTGAGAAAGTTGCTATAGGTGCATATTCAGCGCTGTGGACGATCATGCCAATGAACAAATCTGGAAAGATGCTTCGAAACGATCTAATAATGGTGATTGAGCGATCAAGAAGAGTTTGTTGTCTCACCGCGAACAGATTTTTCCCTGTATCGTTAGAAACTTATAACAAG ATCTTATCTACCGCAGCATCATATTTCACATTACTAAGAAATCATTTAGAAAACGAAACTGAAA CACAATTTTTACTTCTGGCGACCAA ATCAAGATCGAGAAAAACGATCGTCATGCATACGACACGATACACGGATATCTCAATCACGTTGTCGCAGTTTCTATTAAAACTCGCGGGTGTCTGGATGACAGTGAATAACGCCGAAGAACGTCGAAGAAGACTCACTATGGCGTTTACTGCCGTTATACATGTTTACGGATTATATCTAAATCTCGGCGATGCTTATTACACGTGGAACGATTTGAGC CATTGTACCTTCTTGCTCTCTAATACATTATGCATCATATTGGCGATGTTCAAgcttttgatattaaattttcgCAGAACGGAATTTAAGGATTTAGTTTTATTTGCACAACAAAATTTTTGGCATTTCAAGTACGACCATGATGAGaaaatacttttcatgaaGTGCCGAAAATTGTGCAAGCTGTGGACCATAACGGCATGCTCTTTCACGCAAGCCTCCTTGGCATTTTACATAATTACGCCAATCTGCG CGAATATCGGAAAAAACAAATCGGATAGGGTACTTCCGTTCAAAATGTGGGTCGATCTGCCGCTAAGCGTGACACCGTATTACGAAATAATGTTCGTTATTCAG CTAGCGACTGTGCAACAAATCGGTGTAACGTATTTGTGCAACGACAACTTCTTATGCATATTGAATATGCACGTGATCTGCCAATTCCGCATGCTCCATAACAGACTTTTGAATTTATGGAATATCATCGACCAGAAAACGGATAAGATCGATTACGCCGACAAGTGCTACATAGCGTTGAAAAAATGCATTCGGCAGCATCAGTCGTTGATCAAATTCTGCGAGAAGCTCGAGTATGTTAATACTTTTCCGATCTTCGGCCATGTAGTGGTCTTTAGCTTGCTAATGTGCTTCGACACGTACGAGATACTTTTG GCAAATGTATCCACTGGTACACGACTGATCTTCGTGTTCCACATGGTCGGTAGCTTTATCCATATAATTTTCTTCACGTACACTTGCCACGGTTTAATAGAGGAAAGTTCGAATATTAGCTTGGCAACGTACTCAGGCTGGTGGACGATTCTGCCAATGACCGAAACTGGCAGAATGTTACGAGAAGACGTGAAGGTGATGATGATGAAATCAATGCGACCATGCTACCTGTCCGCTGGTGGATTTTTTCCTATATCTTTGGAAACATCTACCGCG CTGATGAGTACCACAATGTCATACTTTACGCTCATGAGGGAATCATCTGTGAAAAATGCGGATAAATAA
- the LOC126870579 gene encoding odorant receptor 13a-like, with protein sequence MSSKKGRDLSITVVSFYMKIVGFWLAKNHVEERWRNFAMIYTTFAILVAIVVETRDLYFTWGDFSGTVYIVCNLVTIILVLFKILVCFVYKKELLSLIQYAKKNFWHSNYNSHERMIVDRCKRTCTVLVCVFTFFAQGTVISYVIGPIQANIGRNETNRILPFNIWLNAPICYMTPYFEVEFIIQVLCLYHVGVCYLCFDNILCIMNLHTAGQFRILQYRLENMCGENNNEKLSYSICKYMKLKTYIQQHQMLIEYCKKLEQVFNLIVLGQVSLFSLLMCLDGYLVLTEDAPLMRRLIFLFHITGCLCQLLMFTYSCDCLIRDSTNVANAAYKSLWSFLPMDKYGKILRRDLMLIIMRSNIPCCLTASGFFIVSLETYTGILSSAASYLTLLRNHASDTS encoded by the exons ATGAGCTCGAAGAAAGGCAGAGATCTGTCAATCACCGTCGTGTCGTTCTACATGAAAATCGTTGGCTTTTGGCTGGCGAAGAACCATGTCGAAGAACGTTGGAGAAACTTTGCTATGATTTATACGACTTTCGCAATTCTCGTCGCCATCGTGGTCGAAACGAGGGATCTGTACTTCACTTGGGGAGATTTTAGC GGTACTGTATACATCGTGTGCAACCTCGTAACTATTATTCTCGTTTTGTTCAAAATTTTGGTTTGTTTTGTATACAAAAAGGAGTTGCTTAGTTTGATACAATACgcgaaaaagaatttttggCATTCGAATTACAATTCACACGAACGAATGATTGTGGATAGGTGTAAACGTACTTGTACGGTTCTCGTTTGCGTCTTCACTTTCTTCGCTCAAGGAACAGTTATCTCTTACGTGATAGGACCAATTCAAG cAAATATtggaagaaacgaaacaaatCGAATACTTCCATTCAATATATGGTTGAACGCACCAATATGCTACATGACACCATATTTTGAGGTCGAGTTTATCATACAG GTTTTGTGTCTGTATCACGTTGGCGTATGCTATCTTTGTttcgataatattttatgCATTATGAATCTACATACTGCTGGACAGTTTCGTATCTTACAATATAGACTTGAAAATATGTGCGGTGAAAATAACAACGAAAAATTGTCGTACagcatatgtaaatatatgaaaCTTAAAACTTATATTCAGCAACATCAAATGCTCATTGAATATTGTAAGAAACTCGAGCAAGTGTTTAATTTGATTGTGCTTGGACAAGTATCGCTCTTCAGCTTATTAATGTGCCTCGATGGATATTTAGTACTTACG GAAGACGCTCCTCTTATGAGACGCCTTATTTTCCTATTTCATATAACGGGTTGCTTGTGTCAACTGCTGATGTTCACCTATAGTTGCGATTGTCTAATACGAGACAGTACGAACGTAGCTAATGCCGCCTACAAAAGCTTATGGTCGTTTCTACCAATGGACAAATATGGGAAAATATTACGGAGAGACTTGATGTTAATTATCATGAGATCTAATATACCATGTTGCCTGACCGCTAGTGGATTCTTCATCGTATCATTGGAAACGTATACTGGA ATTCTAAGTTCCGCGGCATCGTACTTGACGTTGTTGAGAAATCATGCAAGCGATACGTCTTAA